The Saprospiraceae bacterium genome includes a window with the following:
- a CDS encoding DUF4349 domain-containing protein: MTTTFKARFWKIGRWFTGLFVLLFMFRLIYGYIATDANIGSDYSENFFSSIDNLRKNYASEKVVMKGGDVQVASHIASNQKYEKTASIKTKTSEFEKDEKILKAKSKSFDAVIQYEQSLGQKSNRQIHLLIGVNPGLFDSLYNELKNIGVIKATEITKVDKTNEYRQLNAKKSSIEKTLQSLNDLKSKGGQITDFVSLNDKILEIEEKAQELGVELGNFDTENEFCTIKLSMYEGATEKNISFIHNTPITNLSCDFPKI; this comes from the coding sequence ATGACAACAACTTTCAAGGCAAGATTTTGGAAAATCGGTCGATGGTTTACAGGACTTTTTGTATTACTTTTTATGTTTAGGCTCATCTACGGTTACATAGCCACTGATGCTAATATAGGAAGTGATTATAGCGAAAATTTTTTTAGTAGCATTGACAATCTAAGAAAAAATTATGCTTCCGAAAAAGTAGTAATGAAAGGTGGTGATGTACAAGTAGCATCACATATTGCTTCAAATCAGAAATATGAGAAGACGGCTTCTATCAAAACAAAGACATCTGAATTTGAGAAGGATGAAAAAATATTAAAGGCTAAATCAAAATCATTTGATGCAGTAATTCAATATGAACAAAGTCTTGGGCAAAAAAGTAACAGACAGATACACTTGTTAATAGGAGTTAATCCCGGCTTGTTTGACAGTCTGTATAATGAACTAAAGAATATAGGTGTTATTAAAGCAACAGAAATTACCAAAGTTGATAAGACCAATGAGTACCGTCAGCTTAACGCAAAGAAATCATCTATTGAGAAAACTTTACAGTCTCTAAACGACCTAAAATCAAAAGGTGGGCAAATAACGGATTTTGTCTCACTCAATGACAAGATTTTAGAAATAGAAGAGAAAGCACAGGAATTGGGAGTCGAACTTGGAAATTTTGATACAGAAAATGAATTTTGTACGATAAAACTTTCAATGTATGAGGGTGCAACAGAAAAAAACATAAGTTTTATTCACAATACTCCGATAACAAATTTAAGCTGCGACTTTCCCAAAATCTAA
- the secG gene encoding preprotein translocase subunit SecG, whose product MTTILTILIAINCVLLMAIVLIQNPKGGGIDSTLGGSAANQMFGAAKSTDFVEKVTWGLAASLFVLCIITAILVSGSGGGDLIQPVQ is encoded by the coding sequence ATGACCACAATATTAACAATACTTATTGCAATCAATTGTGTTTTACTGATGGCCATCGTCCTTATACAGAATCCAAAAGGTGGTGGAATTGACTCAACTTTAGGTGGTTCAGCTGCTAATCAAATGTTTGGTGCTGCCAAATCTACAGACTTTGTCGAAAAAGTAACCTGGGGACTTGCTGCCAGCTTATTTGTATTATGTATCATCACTGCGATACTTGTATCAGGTAGCGGTGGAGGAGACCTGATTCAGCCGGTACAATAA
- a CDS encoding thioredoxin family protein, which produces MSIKLSSKVLASVLISGFLMMSLNMSAQTTASTATNPTSVPEVYTAENPGWLVNVDEAYAISKKTGKPIMANFTGSDWCGWCKRLTASVFSQDAFKQWAEKNVVLLELDFPRRKTLPQNIQMQNQNLAQAFQVGGYPTVWVFNLSKDEKVNQYSIEALGKTGYTATVEEFTAGVDQMMKKK; this is translated from the coding sequence ATGAGTATTAAATTGTCTTCAAAAGTATTAGCATCAGTTCTGATTTCAGGATTTTTAATGATGAGCTTAAATATGTCTGCACAAACTACTGCTTCTACAGCAACTAACCCAACATCAGTACCGGAAGTATATACTGCGGAGAATCCCGGATGGCTTGTCAATGTAGATGAAGCATATGCTATATCTAAAAAAACCGGAAAACCCATCATGGCAAATTTTACAGGAAGTGACTGGTGCGGATGGTGCAAAAGGCTTACTGCCAGTGTGTTCAGCCAGGATGCTTTCAAGCAATGGGCAGAAAAAAATGTGGTGCTTTTAGAATTGGATTTCCCCAGACGTAAAACCCTTCCACAAAATATTCAGATGCAAAATCAAAATTTGGCGCAGGCTTTTCAAGTAGGAGGCTATCCGACTGTTTGGGTTTTTAATCTATCAAAAGATGAAAAAGTAAATCAATACAGCATCGAAGCTTTAGGTAAAACAGGATATACAGCTACTGTAGAAGAGTTTACCGCAGGAGTAGATCAAATGATGAAAAAGAAATAA
- a CDS encoding DUF47 family protein → MIFSNANKSISLIDRFLNLVDESVLTFKEGVKNYLYNSTESFKNNLQHLAKLELESDSIRKEIEHTLYTQSLMPQLRGDIMKLLEEMDNIIDLSKKNLFQFDVEMPLIPSSLINDFLKLTQISASAAESVIPAAKSYFNDPSSVNDKIHRVYFYEKETDVLADMIRRKVFREMPELKLAEKFHLRYFTLHIENISDNAEKVADLLTIMAIKRMV, encoded by the coding sequence ATGATTTTTTCAAACGCTAACAAATCAATATCCTTAATTGACAGATTTCTCAATCTTGTGGATGAGAGTGTACTTACATTTAAAGAAGGAGTAAAAAACTACCTGTACAATAGTACTGAAAGTTTCAAAAACAATTTACAACACCTTGCCAAACTCGAATTGGAATCTGACAGTATCAGGAAGGAAATCGAACATACCTTGTACACACAGTCATTGATGCCCCAATTAAGGGGAGATATCATGAAACTGCTTGAAGAAATGGATAATATTATTGATTTATCAAAAAAAAATCTGTTCCAGTTTGATGTTGAAATGCCATTGATACCTTCATCTCTCATCAATGATTTTTTAAAACTTACTCAAATCTCTGCTTCAGCAGCAGAATCGGTCATCCCTGCTGCAAAATCTTATTTTAACGATCCTTCTTCAGTCAATGATAAGATACATAGGGTATATTTTTATGAAAAAGAGACCGACGTACTTGCAGATATGATCAGACGGAAAGTTTTCAGAGAAATGCCTGAACTCAAGTTGGCGGAAAAATTTCACCTTAGATATTTTACATTACATATAGAAAACATCTCTGATAATGCCGAAAAAGTGGCAGATCTGCTGACAATCATGGCAATAAAAAGAATGGTTTAA
- a CDS encoding MBL fold metallo-hydrolase → MKVEQIYTGCLAQGAYYIESNGEAVVIDPLREVQPYIEKAENNGAKIKYVFETHFHADFVSGHIDLAKKTGAKIVYGPTTAKTGFEIYVAQDGEIFSIGDIKLKVIHTPGHTMESSCFLLIDKNGKETALFTGDTLFIGDVGRPDLAQHVISELTEEKLAGHLFDSLRYKIMPLADDIIVYPAHGAGSACGKNMSKETSDTLGNQKKTNYALRPELTKEKFIGEVLHGLMPPPGYFPKNVLMNIQGYDSIDAVLERGQKALSPKEFELVANETHALILDTRSSKDFAKAFIPNAINIGIDGSFAVWVGTLIPDIKQEILVVAEKGREEEIITRLARVGYDFTIGYLDGGIDAWIDAGKEVDTVINISALEFADAEAKDPNIAILDVRKKSEYDSEHIINAENAPLDYVNDSMKMVNPEKTYYVHCAGGYRSMSFISILKSRGYENFINVDGGFKDIKESGKFKLTDYVCPSTML, encoded by the coding sequence ATGAAAGTAGAACAAATTTATACTGGATGCCTTGCTCAGGGAGCATATTATATCGAAAGTAATGGAGAAGCAGTAGTGATCGATCCACTTAGAGAAGTCCAGCCGTACATAGAAAAGGCTGAAAACAACGGTGCAAAGATCAAATATGTATTTGAAACCCACTTTCATGCTGATTTTGTTTCGGGTCATATTGATCTGGCAAAAAAAACCGGTGCTAAAATTGTCTATGGTCCAACTACAGCCAAAACCGGATTTGAAATTTATGTGGCTCAGGATGGAGAAATATTTAGCATAGGGGATATCAAACTAAAGGTAATTCATACTCCGGGTCATACCATGGAGAGCAGTTGTTTCTTACTGATAGATAAAAATGGTAAAGAAACCGCATTATTTACTGGAGACACATTATTTATAGGAGATGTAGGTCGTCCTGATTTAGCACAACATGTGATTTCTGAATTGACAGAAGAAAAACTTGCCGGTCATCTTTTTGATTCCCTCAGGTACAAAATCATGCCATTGGCTGATGATATCATCGTGTATCCTGCTCATGGTGCCGGAAGTGCCTGCGGTAAAAACATGTCAAAGGAAACATCAGATACACTTGGCAACCAGAAAAAGACCAACTATGCATTGAGACCGGAACTGACCAAAGAAAAATTTATTGGTGAAGTACTACATGGATTGATGCCTCCTCCGGGATACTTCCCTAAAAATGTGTTGATGAATATACAAGGATACGACAGTATTGATGCCGTGCTTGAAAGAGGTCAGAAAGCACTCAGTCCCAAAGAATTTGAATTGGTAGCCAATGAAACTCATGCCTTGATTCTGGATACCAGGAGTTCAAAGGATTTTGCTAAAGCATTCATTCCCAATGCTATCAATATAGGTATAGACGGTAGTTTTGCAGTTTGGGTGGGCACACTTATACCGGATATTAAACAAGAAATCCTGGTAGTGGCCGAAAAAGGCAGAGAAGAAGAAATCATCACAAGACTTGCTAGGGTCGGATATGACTTTACCATAGGATATCTTGATGGCGGTATAGATGCATGGATTGACGCGGGGAAAGAAGTGGACACCGTCATCAATATATCAGCGCTGGAATTTGCAGATGCAGAGGCTAAAGACCCAAATATAGCGATACTTGACGTCAGAAAAAAGAGCGAATATGATTCAGAGCATATCATTAATGCGGAAAATGCACCACTCGATTATGTCAATGACTCTATGAAAATGGTGAATCCTGAGAAAACTTATTATGTACACTGTGCCGGAGGTTACAGATCTATGAGTTTTATATCAATACTAAAATCCCGTGGTTACGAAAACTTTATCAATGTAGATGGTGGGTTCAAAGATATCAAAGAGAGCGGTAAGTTTAAACTTACCGACTATGTATGCCCAAGTACTATGTTATAA
- a CDS encoding transposase produces MVGINKWQKVFFMEVTMLFLTIKGKINFTQMGRYSSSPEVRFRNMFKKAFDFVSINSLFITQQCGDELIVGFDPSYLSKSGKHTPNVGYFYSGVAGMIKRGMEFGCLAIIDVKQNTAYHLDAVQTPPVKKEDAETGLIKHYCKIFVERINTIKKHSEILVVDGWFNKQKFVGSMTKLGLEVICRLRPDANLKYLYNGPKMEGRGRPKKYSCKVDLKNIDKSVFKKTVDDGSKVIYEAVVYSISLKINIKVAYTEYLNEKGEVTNTILYFSTNTSRDSIDIVRYYKARFQMEFIFRDGKQFTGLDNCQARSVEKIHNHVNYAMTAVNVAKAIIRQGIEKDQPCSCSIQDIKTELFNQFLLERIFINYGIEPELQKNNELKRKILDFGKVAA; encoded by the coding sequence ATGGTTGGCATCAACAAATGGCAGAAAGTATTTTTTATGGAAGTAACCATGTTATTTCTTACCATCAAAGGAAAAATCAATTTTACTCAGATGGGAAGATATAGTTCGTCGCCTGAAGTGAGGTTTCGCAACATGTTCAAGAAGGCATTTGATTTTGTATCAATCAATTCTTTATTTATCACCCAACAATGTGGCGATGAATTGATAGTGGGGTTTGATCCTTCATATCTTTCAAAGAGTGGGAAACATACACCTAATGTAGGCTATTTTTACTCTGGTGTAGCAGGCATGATCAAGCGAGGTATGGAATTTGGATGCTTGGCCATCATAGATGTCAAGCAAAATACAGCCTATCATCTTGATGCCGTACAGACACCACCGGTGAAGAAAGAAGATGCAGAAACTGGTCTGATCAAACACTATTGTAAGATATTTGTCGAAAGGATTAATACAATAAAGAAACATAGTGAAATCCTAGTAGTAGATGGTTGGTTTAACAAACAAAAATTTGTAGGATCAATGACCAAATTGGGGTTAGAAGTGATCTGTAGATTACGCCCCGATGCAAACTTAAAGTATCTTTACAATGGTCCGAAGATGGAAGGAAGAGGTCGCCCTAAGAAATACTCATGCAAAGTAGATCTCAAAAATATAGATAAGAGTGTATTCAAAAAGACAGTTGATGATGGGAGCAAGGTTATATACGAAGCAGTGGTGTATTCCATAAGTCTAAAGATAAATATCAAAGTGGCCTATACAGAATATTTAAATGAGAAAGGTGAAGTTACAAACACCATTCTTTATTTTAGCACCAACACGTCTAGGGATTCCATCGACATAGTCAGATATTACAAAGCCAGATTTCAAATGGAATTTATATTCAGAGACGGCAAACAGTTTACCGGATTGGACAACTGTCAGGCAAGGTCAGTGGAGAAAATCCATAATCATGTAAATTATGCCATGACGGCAGTCAATGTAGCTAAAGCAATCATACGGCAAGGCATAGAAAAAGATCAGCCCTGCAGTTGCTCCATTCAAGATATCAAAACAGAGTTATTTAATCAATTTCTGCTGGAAAGAATATTTATCAACTATGGTATTGAACCAGAGTTGCAAAAAAATAATGAATTAAAACGCAAAATATTAGATTTTGGGAAAGTCGCAGCTTAA
- a CDS encoding peroxiredoxin, whose translation MPRIGDKAPEFKAVTTQGNIDFPKDYNGKWIILFSHPADFTPVCTTEFMTFAKMEHEFADLNCALVGLSVDGLYSHIAWLRTIKEKIEFRDMKNIEVKFPLIEDITMEVARKYGMIQPGESSTKAVRAVFFIDPKGVIRAIIYYPLSLGRNFDELKRALIAMQTADKYAIATPADWRPGEDVIVPPAGSCGVAKERMEADDVKCKDWFFCTKSLPLN comes from the coding sequence ATGCCTCGTATAGGTGACAAGGCACCCGAATTCAAAGCGGTAACAACACAAGGAAATATCGATTTTCCTAAAGACTATAACGGAAAATGGATCATCTTATTCAGCCATCCCGCAGATTTTACACCAGTGTGTACAACGGAATTTATGACTTTTGCAAAAATGGAACATGAATTTGCCGATCTCAACTGCGCACTTGTCGGATTGTCGGTAGATGGGTTGTATAGTCATATAGCCTGGCTCAGAACCATCAAAGAGAAAATTGAATTTCGTGATATGAAAAACATAGAAGTGAAGTTTCCTCTTATAGAAGACATTACTATGGAAGTAGCCAGAAAATATGGTATGATTCAACCTGGAGAAAGTAGCACCAAAGCAGTAAGAGCAGTATTTTTCATTGATCCCAAAGGTGTCATAAGAGCCATCATTTATTACCCCCTTTCACTTGGCAGAAATTTTGACGAACTCAAGCGCGCCCTTATAGCTATGCAAACAGCAGATAAATATGCCATCGCAACACCTGCAGACTGGAGACCTGGCGAAGATGTAATTGTTCCACCAGCAGGATCCTGTGGGGTAGCCAAAGAAAGAATGGAAGCTGACGATGTTAAGTGCAAAGATTGGTTCTTCTGTACCAAGTCTCTTCCGCTCAATTAG